A single genomic interval of Electrophorus electricus isolate fEleEle1 chromosome 2, fEleEle1.pri, whole genome shotgun sequence harbors:
- the ankar gene encoding LOW QUALITY PROTEIN: ankyrin and armadillo repeat-containing protein (The sequence of the model RefSeq protein was modified relative to this genomic sequence to represent the inferred CDS: inserted 1 base in 1 codon; deleted 3 bases in 3 codons) has product MTTERLSLNCVSPVRSAAETSAKAFRLALAAQRNASAFFEKYDRREVQELLTLTTCNWLLCPEDFILPVDVPPGIIRQMNNFSPTNAIILAPXESNVPLDYKVVHQIVRELTVGIYCFNQVPLISLEPNYDQSTSCKLSPAYYDTKIGQILINIDYTMKALWHGAYIPKEKRIRFSELWRSSLGVDSNGIPQTKKDIFAEFLTAGLVDTSDDPRYQGIYDNDNDDKDPTYEPNSVEEQKLFSQHVDSILLKITSRLTSVHQHENLFTFEGAHSVSSVVRQTEEELDLATYQQLQQRLARHTRLVKTHLGQKAELSRDLTYLKLIGFLVPFLISLRRKMKIPDLSQMLPPFSEDKLKTEREMPPLLLGPAFSCKHFLYKPDQYFHLHGGIEFDVGTPELDDITEEMKEAFITLQTRASGYLNDLLQQDNTYKKDFHIPLSEIDGKSYYVISIELAALYPQQNMVQWWEAMNTAIKTQRSQRLPLTDIELHEQFKKTFGYGKAIKCKNVPYGLRAAAERGLSSVFHTICRKNSPSHLAELDEHGYSLLHHAAMCNHANIICQLAAAGIDLNQARSVRFDRSGRCAGGEHLEEAAGPTPLHLAAQCGSLEAVNCLLALQADYRRADRRGWMAVHFAAFYGQVSCVQALCRRDPTLLDAHTHTEYHTSPLLLSAMSGSVDTLDFLLSSGANWREKDSKGNDAVQLAILYFHIDVLRCFVRLNLEDLPVWKILVEMLQSTKPRSLQMAARCLEALSINADSFWKDIMEAGGIAALVELLRSDRPLLQRMATAVLCHMTEHAPAAEELVRLRAVPVLINLLGSQQAELQSRCTLILADLASHSNQYQTHIGELGGVAPVIHLLNSDLQDVLVNTLRCVHALCTACTSNQSSAALSGGIPQLVELLSVSSETLQEEACLALAELARGHRENQELICEAGVVSPLVQVLKSRKMSAQVKAANALEAIVHQNPAIQECFLEKSAARHLLRLLKVFQQEVREPGATALWALAGSTLKQQKKMAKLIGYHFILDMLLSTSDKMQYVGCQAVIALSHYSHRHQSNLCRENGVPPLVRLLRGARTTERTLLSVIRALGTLCIGVAHTNNTNSQMVIYEEKAIPTLLELLQSHKSAQVKVQVSHTLACILMGNQELQRAFQEHENFSYDSIVKLLQDQDQNIRLEAGHALALFAYNNATQQTALKQRGGLPFQGFQPFLNSANEMEQAKVSFQIVVLAKVITDSDQVTLTASGITTLVKLLESEKPDIVVLTAQLLASLSHTRAGVPHAIVTMGAIEHLCAHLCSEDEEVRSACASALGYLTYNRHAHRLLLVECRNNPVTYKLLMDHLAEDAKICRRFVSEFKRQRSMGLPSLSLEVNGGPPVQQRFSKGVPKSRSTAHSLHAFRNGLDRTRSTPVLHRLSQRSRTADPRVRFVEGSSGSSQQTLGQDNAI; this is encoded by the exons ATGACTACGGAGCGCCTGTCTTTAAACTGCGTGTCGCCAGTAAGATCAGCAGCGGAGACGAGCGCCAAAGCTTTTCGTCTTGCGCTGGCAGCTCAGAGAAATGCCAGCGCTTTCTTTGAAAAATACGACCGAAGGGAAGTCCAGGAATTGCTCACTTTGACTACTTGTAATTGGTTATTATGTCCAGAAGACTTTATTCTACCCGTGGATGTCCCACCTGGCATCATCAGACAAATGAATAATTTCTCGCCCACCAACGCCATTATTCTTGCAC TTGAGTCAAATGTGCCCCTTGACTACAAGGTGGTTCACCAAATTGTAAGGGAACTAACGGTTGGCATATATTGTTTCAATCAAGTGCCGTTAATCAGCCTGGAACCCAACTATGACCAAAGCACATCCTGCAAGCTGTCACCTGCATATTATGATACCAAAATAGGTCAGATTTTGATAAACATAGATTATACAATGAAGGCTCTCTGGCACGGGGCATATATTCCAAAGGAAAAACGCATTCGCTTTTCTGAATTATGGAGATCC AGCTTGGGTGTCGATTCTAACGGAATTCCTCAGACAAAGAAGGATATTTTTGCTGAATTTCTTACAGCAG GCTTAGTAGACACCTCAGATGACCCTCGTTACCAGGGCATCTATGACAATGACAATGATGACAAGGACCCAACCTACGAACCCAACAGTGTCGAGGAACAGAAGCTCTTTTCTCAGCATGTCGACAGCATCCTGCTAAAGATCACCTCCCGCCTGACCTCGGTGCATCAGCACGAGAACTTGTTCACCTTCGAGGGTGCCCACAGTGTGTCCTCTGTGGTTCGGCAGACAGAGGAGGAACTGGACCTGGCCACGTACCAGCAACTGCAGCAGAGGCTGGCCCGCCACACCAGGCTGGTGAAGACACACCTGGGCCAGAAGGCGGAGCTCAGCCGGGACTTGACCTAC CTGAAGCTCATCGGCTTCCTCGTGCCCTTTCTTATAAGCCTa aggaggaagatgaagattCCTGACCTGTCACAAATGCTTCCACCTTTCTCAg AGGACAAACTGAAGACAGAACGGGAgatgcctcctctcctcctcggGCCTGcattttcctgtaaacactTTTTGTATAAACCGGATCAGTATTTCCACCTGCATGGCGGCATAGAGTTTGATGTGGGCACTCCTGAGTTGGACGATATCACTGAGGAGATGAAG GAAGCCTTTATAACACTACAGACTCGAGCGTCGGGCTATCTGAATGACTTACTTCAGCAAGACAACACTTACAAGAAGGACTTTCATATACCCTTAAGTGAGATTGACGGGAAAAG CTACTACGTGATCTCCATTGAGTTGGCAGCTTTGTATCCCCAGCAGAACATGGTTCAGTGGTGGGAAGCCATGAACACTGCCATCAAAACTCAGCGGTCACAAAGGCTGCCCCTAACTGACATTGAGCTCCATGAACAGTTTAAGAAAACCTTTGGGTATGGAAAAGCCATCAAATGCAAG AATGTACCATATGGACTCCGGGCAGCAGCCGAGCGGGGCCTGTCGTCCGTGTTTCACACAATCTGCCGCAAGAACTCTCCATCGCACCTGGCAGAGCTAGATGAGCACGGTTACTCTCTGCTCCACCACGCTGCCATGTGCAACCATGCCAACATCATCTGCCAGCTGGCAGCGGCAGGCATTGACCTGAACCAGGCACGCAGTGTAAGGTTCGACCGCTCCG GGAGATGTGCAGGTGGTGAGCATTTGGAAGAGGCAGCTG GTCCCACTCCGTTGCACCTGGCTGCCCAGTGTGGATCTCTGGAAGCCGTGAACTGCTTGCTTGCTCTGCAGGCAGACTACAGACGGGCGGACAGGAGAGGCTGGATGGCGGTGCATTTTGCGGCCTTTTACGGCCAGGTCTCATGTGTCCAAGCACTGTGCAGGAGAGACCCGACCTTgctggacgcacacacacatactga GTATCACACCTCACCCCTCTTACTGTCGGCGATGTCGGGCTCTGTGGACACACTGGACTTCCTGCTGTCTAGCGGGGCaaactggagagagaaggacagtAAGGGTAATGATGCAGTGCAGCTTGCCATCCTCTACTTCCACATCGACGTGCTACGATGCTTCGTTCGCCTGAATCTTGAAGACCTCCCAGTGTGGAAGATCCTTGTTG AGATGCTCCAGAGCACAAAGCCCAGGAGCCTGCAGATGGCTGCCAGGTGCCTCGAGGCTCTCTCCATCAACGCAGACTCCTTCTGGAAGGACATCATGGAAGCAG GTGGTATCGCCGCCCTGGTGGAGCTCCTGCGCAGTGACAGGCCGCTGCTGCAGCGCATGGCTACAGCAGTGCTTTGTCACATGACGGAGCATGCACCGGCTGCAGAGGAGCTGGTGCGCCTCAGAGCTGTACCCGTGCTAATCAACCTCCTGGGCAGCCAGCAGGCTGAGCTCCAGTCACGCTGCACTCTTATACTGGCAGACCTGGCCAGCCACAGCAACCAGTACCAGACCCACATCGGTGAATTG GGTGGGGTGGCCCCAGTCATTCACctcctgaactctgacctcCAGGATGTGCTGGTGAACACTCTGAGGTGTGTGCACGCTTTATGCACCGCCTGCACCAGTAACCAGTCCTCAGCAGCACTGTCTGGAGGGATTCCTCAGCTGGTGGAACTGCTGAGTGTGAGCTCAG AAACACTGCAGGAAGAGGCCTGCCTAGCCTTGGCTGAGCTGGCCCGTGGCCACAGAGAGAACCAGGAGCTGATCTGCGAGGCTGGGGTTGTGAGCCCTCTGGTGCAGGTGTTAAAGAGCAGAAAGATGTCTGCCCAGGTCAAAGCAGCAAATGCCTTGGAGGCCATAGTGCACCAGAACCCTGCCATACAGGAATGCTTTCTGGAGAAGTCTGCTGCCCGCCATCTTCTACGGCTCTTAAAG GTGTTCCAGCAGGAAGTGAGGGAACCGGGAGCCACAGCactctgggctctggctgggtCCACGCTGAAACAACAGAAGAAGATGGCCAAGCTCATCGGCTACCACTTCATCCTGGACATGCTCCTGTCCACCTCGGACAAAATGCAATATGTAG GATGCCAGGCAGTGATAGCCCTCAGCCACTACAGCCATAGACACCAGAGTAATCTGTGTCGAGAAAACGGGGTACCGCCACTGGTACGATTACTTCGGGGAGCTCGTACTACAGAGAGGACACTCCTTAGTGTTATCCGTGCCCTTGGTACACTGTGCATTG GGGTGgctcacactaataatacaaaCAGTCAGATGGTGATTTATGAGGAAAAAGCCATTCCAACATTATTAGAGCTTCTCCAAAGCCACAAATCTGCACAGGTTAAG GTCCAGGTCTCCCACACACTTGCTTGTATCCTGATGGGCAATCAGGAGCTCCAGAGGGCCTTCCAGGAACATGAAAACTTTTCCTACGACAGCATTGTAAAGCTTCTACAAGACCAAGACCAA AACATCCGTCTGGAGGCAGGTCATGCATTGGCTCTGTTTGCATACAATAATGCCACCCAGCAGACAGCACTTAAGCAAAGAGGAGGACTTCCGTTCCAAGGCTTTCAGCCCTTTCTGAACTCGGCCAATGAGATGGAGCAGGCCAAGGTTTCGTTTCAG ATAGTGGTGCTAGCTAAAGTGATCACTGACTCTGACCAAGTGACACTTACTGCAAGTGGAATCACTACTCTGGTAAAGCTTCTGGAGTCTGAAAAACCAGACATTGTTGTCTTAACAG CCCAGCTACTGGCAAGCTTGTCTCATACCAGAGCGGGGGTTCCGCATGCCATCGTGACCATGGGGGCTATAGAGCATCTCTGTGCCCACCTCTGCTCTGAGGATGAAGAG GTGCGAAGTGCTTGCGCCAGTGCACTTGGTTATCTTACCTACAACCGACATGCACATCGCCTCCTGCTGGTGGAATGCAGGAACAATCCTGTTACTTATAAACTGCTCATGGACCATCTAGCTGAGGATGCCAAGATATGTCGCAGATTCGTGTCCGAGTTCAAAAGACAAAGGAGCATGGGGTTACCATCACTTAG CTTGGAGGTAAACGGGGGTCCACCTGTCCAACAACGTTTTAGTAAAG GGGTGCCAAAGAGTaggagcacagcacacagcctcCACGCATTCAGAAATGGCCTTGACAGAACCAGATCGACCCCAGTGCTACATCGTCTTAGCCAGAGGAGCAGAACTGCTGATCCCAGAGTGCGATTTGTTGAGGGATCTTCCGGCAGTTCCCAGCAAACCCTGGGCCAGGATAATGCTATCTGA
- the osgepl1 gene encoding probable tRNA N6-adenosine threonylcarbamoyltransferase, mitochondrial has protein sequence MFAYKGLSRRVACALRSPARVVLGIETSCDETGAAVMDETGRILGETLHSQKEIHLKAGGIIPTVAQRLHKEHICRVVQEALDRSGVAPSELSAVATTVKPGLALSLGVGLKFSLSFVKLHQKPFIPIHHMEAHALTVRMFQPVEFPFLVLLVSGGHSLLALARGVDDFVLLGQTLDEAPGDTLDKVARRLSLVKHPKCCSLSGGQAIELLAKEGDRLKFQFKIPMGQHYDCNFSFAGLRNQVTIAINKKEKEEGILQGQLLSCVQDIAAATQHTVALHIAKRTFRAILFCKAKGHLPQSNPTLVVSGGVASNEYIRETLRIVTDATGLQLLCPPSEFCTDNGVMIAWNGVERLKEGKGIVSHTQEVCYEPKAPLGRDISTEWNSGSLAKLSTDDKASLVLLL, from the exons ATGTTTGCATATAAAGGTCTTTCAAGAAGGGTAGCGTGCGCGCTCCGGAGCCCAGCCAGAGTCGTACTGGGTATTGAGACGAGCTGCGACGAGACGGGCGCTGCGGTCATGGACGAGACGGGGAGAATCCTGGGAGAAACTCTGCACTCACAAAAAGAAATTCATTTGAA AGCAGGAGGAATCATACCCACAGTTGCCCAGCGTCTTCATAAAGAGCACATCTGCAGAGTGGTCCAGGAAGCTTTAGACAGGAGTGGTGTTGCACCCAGTGAACTCTCTGCTGTTGCAACAACCGTGAAACCAGGTCTGGCACTAAGCCTTGGTGTTGGTTTGAAGTTCAGTCTGAGTTTTGTGAAGCTTCACCAAAAGCCTTTCATCCCCATCCATCACATGGAGGCCCATGCCCTTACTGTGAGGATGTTTCAGCCGGTGGAGTTTCCTTTTCTAGTGCTTCTTGTATCAGGAGGTCATTCTCTTCTAGCACTTGCAAGGGGAGTAGATGACTTTGTACTTCTAGGGCAAACACTGGATGAGGCCCCAGGAGACACTTTGGACAAG GTAGCAAGGAGATTGTCTCTTGTTAAGCACCCAAAGTGTTGTAGTCTTAGTGGTGGACAAGCAATTGAGCTTTTGGCAAAAGAGGGTGATCGACTCAAATTCCAGTTCAAAATACCAATGGGACAGCACTATGACTGCAATTTCTCATTTGCTGGTCTGCGCAACCAGGTGACAATTGctataaacaaaaaagagaaggaggaag GCATTCTGCAAGGCCAGCTGTTATCATGTGTGCAGGATATAGCTGCTGCGACACAACACACTGTGGCTTTACACATAGCCAAGCGGACCTTCCGGGCCATTTTGTTCTGTAAGGCAAAAGGTCATCTGCCACAAAGCAACCCAACGCTG GTTGTGTCAGGAGGAGTAGCCAGCAATGAATACATCAGGGAAACATTGAGGATTGTCACAGACGCCACTGGTTTGCAATTACTCTGTCCTCCATCAGAATTCTGCACAGATAATGGAGTCATGATTGCATG GAATGGTGTAGAGAGGCTAAAGGAAGGAAAGGGGATTGTGTCACACACTCAGGAGGTCTGCTATGAACCAAA GGCTCCACTTGGTAGGGATATATCTACAGAG TGGAATTCTGGAAGCCTGGCAAAGTTGTCCACTGATGACAAAGCCAGCTTAGTACTGCTGTTGTGA
- the adat3 gene encoding probable inactive tRNA-specific adenosine deaminase-like protein 3, translated as MEPQTKRRKGMDYDTNSWDVLPVLSDEKSQDTKLLDAYAAPIIQKRETSRLVKELAVIYPLTDLQHIKRVRNCKDKNTPHPLEVIVCLASDVPEMGCKQPTLSDLLCSKIFDSSGLDEPFLVKIPANAPLTRPQFEKASKHWPTSFHEDKQVTFALRGELFTSSQKAKMQEYMMMAIQAARAGREKGMDAVGAVIVHPQSSQVIALAHDCRRGNNSLHHAVMVCIDLVAHSQGGGAYQYEKYPACKYRVPDPVPATCHVDMSMLGNPCNTAIVKENTQPYICTGYDLYVTREPCMMCAMALVHSRINRAFYGTTSADGALGTKYKIHCQKNLNHHFEVYKGVMLQACTELQTLK; from the coding sequence ATGGAGCCCCAGACTAAACGGAGGAAAGGCATGGATTATGACACAAACTCTTGGGATGTCCTCCCTGTTCTCTCAGATGAAAAGTCCCAGGACACTAAACTGTTGGATGCTTATGCAGCCCCTATCATTCAGAAGAGAGAAACCTCACGTCTGGTCAAAGAATTGGCTGTGATCTACCCTTTAACAGATCTGCAACATATAAAAAGGGTAAGGAAttgcaaagacaaaaacactCCTCATCCATTGGAGGTCATTGTATGCTTGGCTAGTGATGTTCCGGAGATGGGATGCAAACAGCCTACCCTTAGTGATCTGCTATGTTCGAAGATCTTTGACTCCAGTGGCCTAGATGAGCCTTTTCTAGTCAAAATCCCAGCCAATGCTCCACTGACCAGACCACAGTTTGAGAAAGCAAGTAAGCACTGGCCTACATCTTTTCATGAGGACAAACAAGTTACTTTTGCTTTGAGAGGAGAGTTGTTCACTTCCTCTCAGAAAGCTAAAATGCAAGAATATATGATGATGGCTATACAGGCTGCAAGAGCAGGTCGAGAGAAAGGAATGGATGCTGTAGGTGCAGTGATCGTCCATCCCCAGTCCAGCCAAGTCATTGCCTTAGCTCACGACTGCAGGCGAGGCAATAATTCACTTCATCACGCTGTAATGGTATGCATTGACCTTGTGGCCCATTCACAAGGAGGAGGTGCCTACCAGTATGAGAAGTACCCAGCCTGCAAATACAGAGTCCCTGACCCAGTGCCTGCCACATGTCATGTTGATATGTCCATGTTGGGAAATCCCTGCAACACTGCCATTGTGAAGGAAAACACTCAGCCATACATTTGCACGGGATATGACCTCTATGTCACCCGGGAGCCGTGTATGATGTGTGCCATGGCATTAGTCCATTCAAGGATAAACAGGGCTTTCTATGGAACAACATCAGCAGATGGTGCCTTAGGAACCAAGTATAAAATTCATTGTCAAAAAAATTTGAATCACCACTTTGAAGTCTATAAAGGAGTGATGCTACAGGCCTGCACAGAGCTCCAGACCTTAAAGTAA
- the ormdl1 gene encoding ORM1-like protein 1, producing MNVGVAHSEVNPNTRVMNSRGIWLTYALGVGMLHIVLLSIPFFSVPVVWTLTNVIHNFGMYVFMHAVKGTPFETPDQGKARLLTHWEQLDYGVQFTSSRKFFTISPIILYFLASFYTKYDTAHFVINTASLLSVLIPKLPQLHGVRIFGINKY from the exons ATGAATGTTGGTGTAGCTCACAGTGAGGTGAACCCCAACACACGGGTTATGAATAGTAGAGGGATCTGGCTGACTTATGCATTAGGTGTAGGAATGCTTCACATTGTGCTGTTAAGCATTCCTTTCTTCAGTGTTCCTGTCGTGTGGACCCTTACAAATGTTATTCACAATTTT ggtatgtatgtgttcatgcatgcaGTGAAAGGCACACCATTTGAAACTCCAGACCAGGGCAAGGCCAGACTCCTTACACACTGGGAACAGCTGGACTATGGCGTGCAGTTCACATCCTCCAGAAAATTCTTCACAATTTCACCAATCATTTT aTATTTCCTGGCAAGCTTCTACACAAAATATGACACAGCTCATTTTGTGATAAATACTGCTTCCCTCCTGAGTGTGCTTATCCCAAAACTGCCACAGCTCCATGGAGTGCGGATCTTTGGAATCAACAAGTATTAA